A genomic segment from Dendropsophus ebraccatus isolate aDenEbr1 chromosome 7, aDenEbr1.pat, whole genome shotgun sequence encodes:
- the REEP1 gene encoding receptor expression-enhancing protein 1 isoform X3, which yields MVSWIISRLVVLIFGTLYPAYYSYKAVKSKDIKEYVKWMMYWIIFALFMTLETFTDIFLCWFPFYYELKIAFVAWLLSPYTKGSSLLYRKFVHPTLSSKEKDIDECLIQAKDRSYDALVHFGKRGLNVAATAAVTAAAKGQGALSERLRSFSMQDLSSIRADSPTASPVTARTTSKSAKAKLSRSATQGSEPSVCACCSAGKIIRDLVVEVEQSETASNTSYEIEEIISDEEDDGGIVILEKAPMQKPPRKKDRPVEGIKKGDH from the exons ATGGTGTCATGGATCATATCAAGGCTTGTAGT GCTAATATTTGGCACTCTGTACCCCGCATACTACTCCTACAAAGCTGTGAAATCTAAGGACATTAAGGAATAT GTAAAATGGATGATGTATTGGATCATATTTGCACTTTTCATGACATTAGAAACATTTACAGACATATTCCTTTGTTG GTTTCCATTTTACTATGAGCTGAAAATTGCTTTTGTGGCCTGGTTACTCTCCCCCTACACCAAAGGGTCAAGCCTTCTGTACAGAAAATTTGTGCATCCGACACTATCCTCAAAAGAAAAG GACATTGACGAGTGTCTCATCCAAGCTAAGGATCGCAGCTATGACGCCCTGGTACACTTTGGAAAGAGAGGTCTCAATGTTGCTGCCACAGCTGCAGTCACAGCCGCTGCCAAG GGACAAGGAGCACTGTCTGAAAGACTAAGGAGCTTTAGCATGCAGGACCTCTCCAGCATTCGTGCCGATAGCCCCACAGCCTCTCCGGTCACAGCAAGGACAACAAGCAAATCAGCCAAGGCTAAACTATCCCGAAGCGCAACACAGGGCAGTGAACCCTCAG TTTGTGCCTGTTGTTCAGCTGGAAAAATCATACGAG ACTTAGTTGTTGAGGTGGAGCAGAGCGAGACGGCCAGTAACACGTCCTATGAGATAGAGGAAATTATTTCAGATGAAGAAGATGATGGTGGAATAGTTATACTGGAGAAGGCACCTATGCAAAAACCACCACGGAAGAAGGACCGGCCTGTTGAG GGGATAAAGAAAGGAGACCACTGA
- the REEP1 gene encoding receptor expression-enhancing protein 1 isoform X2, with protein sequence MVSWIISRLVVLIFGTLYPAYYSYKAVKSKDIKEYVKWMMYWIIFALFMTLETFTDIFLCWFPFYYELKIAFVAWLLSPYTKGSSLLYRKFVHPTLSSKEKDIDECLIQAKDRSYDALVHFGKRGLNVAATAAVTAAAKGQGALSERLRSFSMQDLSSIRADSPTASPVTARTTSKSAKAKLSRSATQGSEPSVCACCSAGKIIRVVEVEQSETASNTSYEIEEIISDEEDDGGIVILEKAPMQKPPRKKDRPVEPPPRVHKPRFRKKSTSASNTETA encoded by the exons ATGGTGTCATGGATCATATCAAGGCTTGTAGT GCTAATATTTGGCACTCTGTACCCCGCATACTACTCCTACAAAGCTGTGAAATCTAAGGACATTAAGGAATAT GTAAAATGGATGATGTATTGGATCATATTTGCACTTTTCATGACATTAGAAACATTTACAGACATATTCCTTTGTTG GTTTCCATTTTACTATGAGCTGAAAATTGCTTTTGTGGCCTGGTTACTCTCCCCCTACACCAAAGGGTCAAGCCTTCTGTACAGAAAATTTGTGCATCCGACACTATCCTCAAAAGAAAAG GACATTGACGAGTGTCTCATCCAAGCTAAGGATCGCAGCTATGACGCCCTGGTACACTTTGGAAAGAGAGGTCTCAATGTTGCTGCCACAGCTGCAGTCACAGCCGCTGCCAAG GGACAAGGAGCACTGTCTGAAAGACTAAGGAGCTTTAGCATGCAGGACCTCTCCAGCATTCGTGCCGATAGCCCCACAGCCTCTCCGGTCACAGCAAGGACAACAAGCAAATCAGCCAAGGCTAAACTATCCCGAAGCGCAACACAGGGCAGTGAACCCTCAG TTTGTGCCTGTTGTTCAGCTGGAAAAATCATACGAG TTGTTGAGGTGGAGCAGAGCGAGACGGCCAGTAACACGTCCTATGAGATAGAGGAAATTATTTCAGATGAAGAAGATGATGGTGGAATAGTTATACTGGAGAAGGCACCTATGCAAAAACCACCACGGAAGAAGGACCGGCCTGTTGAG
- the REEP1 gene encoding receptor expression-enhancing protein 1 isoform X4, whose protein sequence is MMYWIIFALFMTLETFTDIFLCWFPFYYELKIAFVAWLLSPYTKGSSLLYRKFVHPTLSSKEKDIDECLIQAKDRSYDALVHFGKRGLNVAATAAVTAAAKGQGALSERLRSFSMQDLSSIRADSPTASPVTARTTSKSAKAKLSRSATQGSEPSVCACCSAGKIIRDLVVEVEQSETASNTSYEIEEIISDEEDDGGIVILEKAPMQKPPRKKDRPVEPPPRVHKPRFRKKSTSASNTETA, encoded by the exons ATGATGTATTGGATCATATTTGCACTTTTCATGACATTAGAAACATTTACAGACATATTCCTTTGTTG GTTTCCATTTTACTATGAGCTGAAAATTGCTTTTGTGGCCTGGTTACTCTCCCCCTACACCAAAGGGTCAAGCCTTCTGTACAGAAAATTTGTGCATCCGACACTATCCTCAAAAGAAAAG GACATTGACGAGTGTCTCATCCAAGCTAAGGATCGCAGCTATGACGCCCTGGTACACTTTGGAAAGAGAGGTCTCAATGTTGCTGCCACAGCTGCAGTCACAGCCGCTGCCAAG GGACAAGGAGCACTGTCTGAAAGACTAAGGAGCTTTAGCATGCAGGACCTCTCCAGCATTCGTGCCGATAGCCCCACAGCCTCTCCGGTCACAGCAAGGACAACAAGCAAATCAGCCAAGGCTAAACTATCCCGAAGCGCAACACAGGGCAGTGAACCCTCAG TTTGTGCCTGTTGTTCAGCTGGAAAAATCATACGAG ACTTAGTTGTTGAGGTGGAGCAGAGCGAGACGGCCAGTAACACGTCCTATGAGATAGAGGAAATTATTTCAGATGAAGAAGATGATGGTGGAATAGTTATACTGGAGAAGGCACCTATGCAAAAACCACCACGGAAGAAGGACCGGCCTGTTGAG
- the REEP1 gene encoding receptor expression-enhancing protein 1 isoform X5, with protein sequence MVSWIISRLVVLIFGTLYPAYYSYKAVKSKDIKEYVKWMMYWIIFALFMTLETFTDIFLCWFPFYYELKIAFVAWLLSPYTKGSSLLYRKFVHPTLSSKEKDIDECLIQAKDRSYDALVHFGKRGLNVAATAAVTAAAKGQGALSERLRSFSMQDLSSIRADSPTASPVTARTTSKSAKAKLSRSATQGSEPSDTGETEQKVAQSPPKATAVKRTEDSRSRTSSKKPQ encoded by the exons ATGGTGTCATGGATCATATCAAGGCTTGTAGT GCTAATATTTGGCACTCTGTACCCCGCATACTACTCCTACAAAGCTGTGAAATCTAAGGACATTAAGGAATAT GTAAAATGGATGATGTATTGGATCATATTTGCACTTTTCATGACATTAGAAACATTTACAGACATATTCCTTTGTTG GTTTCCATTTTACTATGAGCTGAAAATTGCTTTTGTGGCCTGGTTACTCTCCCCCTACACCAAAGGGTCAAGCCTTCTGTACAGAAAATTTGTGCATCCGACACTATCCTCAAAAGAAAAG GACATTGACGAGTGTCTCATCCAAGCTAAGGATCGCAGCTATGACGCCCTGGTACACTTTGGAAAGAGAGGTCTCAATGTTGCTGCCACAGCTGCAGTCACAGCCGCTGCCAAG GGACAAGGAGCACTGTCTGAAAGACTAAGGAGCTTTAGCATGCAGGACCTCTCCAGCATTCGTGCCGATAGCCCCACAGCCTCTCCGGTCACAGCAAGGACAACAAGCAAATCAGCCAAGGCTAAACTATCCCGAAGCGCAACACAGGGCAGTGAACCCTCAG ACACAGGAGAGACCGAACAGAAGGTCGCTCAATCTCCACCGAAAGCCACCGCTGTGAAAAGAACGGAAGACTCCAGGAGCAGAACAAGCTCAAAAAAGCCGCAGTAA
- the REEP1 gene encoding receptor expression-enhancing protein 1 isoform X1, with the protein MVSWIISRLVVLIFGTLYPAYYSYKAVKSKDIKEYVKWMMYWIIFALFMTLETFTDIFLCWFPFYYELKIAFVAWLLSPYTKGSSLLYRKFVHPTLSSKEKDIDECLIQAKDRSYDALVHFGKRGLNVAATAAVTAAAKGQGALSERLRSFSMQDLSSIRADSPTASPVTARTTSKSAKAKLSRSATQGSEPSVCACCSAGKIIRDLVVEVEQSETASNTSYEIEEIISDEEDDGGIVILEKAPMQKPPRKKDRPVEPPPRVHKPRFRKKSTSASNTETA; encoded by the exons ATGGTGTCATGGATCATATCAAGGCTTGTAGT GCTAATATTTGGCACTCTGTACCCCGCATACTACTCCTACAAAGCTGTGAAATCTAAGGACATTAAGGAATAT GTAAAATGGATGATGTATTGGATCATATTTGCACTTTTCATGACATTAGAAACATTTACAGACATATTCCTTTGTTG GTTTCCATTTTACTATGAGCTGAAAATTGCTTTTGTGGCCTGGTTACTCTCCCCCTACACCAAAGGGTCAAGCCTTCTGTACAGAAAATTTGTGCATCCGACACTATCCTCAAAAGAAAAG GACATTGACGAGTGTCTCATCCAAGCTAAGGATCGCAGCTATGACGCCCTGGTACACTTTGGAAAGAGAGGTCTCAATGTTGCTGCCACAGCTGCAGTCACAGCCGCTGCCAAG GGACAAGGAGCACTGTCTGAAAGACTAAGGAGCTTTAGCATGCAGGACCTCTCCAGCATTCGTGCCGATAGCCCCACAGCCTCTCCGGTCACAGCAAGGACAACAAGCAAATCAGCCAAGGCTAAACTATCCCGAAGCGCAACACAGGGCAGTGAACCCTCAG TTTGTGCCTGTTGTTCAGCTGGAAAAATCATACGAG ACTTAGTTGTTGAGGTGGAGCAGAGCGAGACGGCCAGTAACACGTCCTATGAGATAGAGGAAATTATTTCAGATGAAGAAGATGATGGTGGAATAGTTATACTGGAGAAGGCACCTATGCAAAAACCACCACGGAAGAAGGACCGGCCTGTTGAG